Proteins encoded by one window of Microplitis demolitor isolate Queensland-Clemson2020A chromosome 6, iyMicDemo2.1a, whole genome shotgun sequence:
- the LOC103575135 gene encoding uncharacterized protein LOC103575135, with protein MNISIACFVVAVGLASQAFLTASVPTHPDAGKSNSGSDDIVERIVSQLSEQVESLEKILKDVRQNNITQAIASATDIANEKASLVISHETKTKIYKLFDSIRTSLSDITNSVSKAVSIDDISGILNSLEQDASSAFEKNRDFIPGGKEISNTFNNFLNSFKDESKKKN; from the exons ATGAATATTTCAATTGCTTGTTTTGTGGTTGCAGTTGGCTTGGCTAGCCAG GCATTTTTGACTGCATCAGTTCCAACGCATCCTGATGCCGGTAAATCAAATTCTGGATCTGATGATATCGTGGAACGAATAGTGTCCCAGTTATCTGAACAAGTGGAATCGTTGGAGAAGATTTTAAAAGATGTTcgacaaaataatataactcaAGCTATTGCGTCGGCAACTGATATCGCAAACGAAAAGGCAAGCCTTGTAATTAGCCATGAAACAAAAACTAAGATCTATAAATTGTTCGATTCTATTAGAACAAGTTTATCAGATATTACTAATTCAGTTTCTAAGGCTGTAAGCATCGACGATATTTCTGGAATACTAAATTCTTTAGAACAGGATGCATCATCTGCTTTCGAAAAGAATCGAGACTTTATTCCTGGTGGAAAAGAAATTTCTAatactttcaataattttcttaacagTTTCAAGgacgaaagtaaaaaaaaaaattaa
- the LOC103575133 gene encoding neprilysin-2 isoform X1: MIKIWSNLLVIFFAALIAAENVTNKPDFPDDKGTYNCKTRECFIDNISYEYDLVKNMKESVDPCENFYEFACGNFDDLPHAPKLTNRVFESITSVNGALDALTLYSNSSHKLKPLNFLKNFIDSCQNLNQNNDYSKSGAKEDRLEFLKEVISKLGGWPVVEGDKWNEKDFDWIKFVSQAENIGYVSSQSFMYFIVLPSVSDGAVSFNLHPPQLEFTYKHVKNVRNYSLMSYYYNYMINVAKFLGANAPRAKEDLRAAFEFEKKLIYGTNQITSYPPVNPTFTTMALGEIKQTWPSINWDEYFNNHLLPYFPHDNKTLVAVWNKNYITNFEKLMNETSKRVQANYAIWKIIQFSIPFIKSVTLYNFAQTYGFFKQRLIGFHDCFAEAKIYLPSIVRAHYARTYPVSQKVKQSVALIFSNIKQKLLDSLKSKNLDAYTKEKVIKKVENLTTVVGYPEELLDDEKLFEYFEDLKITKDNYLGNFLSIQSFTIKRKLTAFGKPTNLYDWKDIFTIMTMGTAQESYYCRRENIIVITDWLSKFLINTNRYNYTNFGAIGALIGYEMGRAVDFSVDFKEKYLNNETEKCIVEKYSNYTEGYGTQAYGIVNLKNTIAQQMGVELAYSAYREWAEEHGEEPNLARMYTPNQLFWLVYGNINCSPKSWTYTSSQTSYDKRVNWPLSNIPEFSKDFNCPLESSMNSKNKCIIL, from the exons at GATAAAGATATGGTCAAATTTGCtggtaatattttttgcagCGTTGATTGCGGCTGAAAACGTAACTAATAAACCTGATTTTCCTGATGATAAAG gAACATATAATTGTAAGACGCGTGAATGCTTTATAGATAATATAAGTTACG AATATGATcttgttaaaaatatgaaagaaagTGTTGACCCCTGTGAAAATTTCTACGAATTCGCTTGTGGTAACTTTGATGATTTACCCCATGCACCAAAATTAACGAATCGTGTTTTCGAATCTATAACATCTGTGAACGGAGCATTGGACGCATTAACACTCTATTCAAATTCATCCCATAAATTGAAGCCtttgaattttctgaaaaattttatagattcCTGTCAAAATCTTAAccaaaataatgattattcaA AATCGGGTGCAAAAGAGGATAGATTAGAATTTCTGAAAGAAGTCATTTCAAAATTAGGTGGGTGGCCAGTTGTTGAAGGTGATAAATGGAATGAAAAAGACTTTGACTGGATTAAATTCGTTAGCCAAGCAGAGAATATTGGTTATGTGTCTAGCCAAAGTTTTATGTATTTCATTGTTTTGCCATCAGTGTCTGATGGCGCAGTATCATTCAAT TTACATCCGCCTCAACTAGAATTTACATATAAACATGTGAAAAACGTCCGGAATTATAGTCTAATGAGTTATTACTACAATTATATGATCAATGTTGCTAAATTTTTGGGAGCTAACGCACCACGAGCTAAAGAAGATCTTAGAGCAGCATTTGAATTCGAAAAGAAACTTATTTATGGAACCAACCAAATAACCAGCTACCCACCAGTTAACCCAACTTTCACCACAATGGCACTTGGTGAAATAAAGCAAACATGGCCAAGTATAAATTGggatgaatattttaataatcactTGCTCCCATACTTTCCTCATGACAACAAAACCCTCGTAGCTGTTTGGAATAAAAACTACATAacaaactttgaaaaattgatgaatGAAACTTCAAAAAGGGTACAAGCAAACTACgcaatttggaaaataattcaattttcgaTACCTTTCATTAAATCCGTGACTCTGTATAACTTTGCTCAAACTTATGGATTCTTCAAACAGCGACTCATTGGATTCCATGACTGTTTTGCAGAAGCTAAAATCTACTTACCGAGTATCGTACGAGCTCACTATGCACGCACTTATCCAGTAAGCCAAAAAGTTAAACAAAGTGTTGCccttattttttcaaacattaaacaaaaattgctGGATAGTcttaaatcgaaaaatttggaCGCTTACACTAAAgaaaaagtgattaaaaaagttgaaaatttaacgaCTGTTGTGGGTTATCCTGAGGAATTATTGgacgatgaaaaattatttgaatatttcgaAGATCTTAAAATCACTAAGGATAATTATTTGGGTAATTTTTTGAGTATTCAATCATTTACAATAAAACGGAAGCTAACAGCATTTGGTAAGCCAACTAATTTGTATGACTGGaaagatatttttacaattatgaCCATGGGTACAGCTCAAGAATCTTACTATTGTCGacgtgaaaatattattg TCATAACAGATTGGCTGagcaaatttttaatcaacacGAATCGTTATAACTACACAAACTTCGGTGCGATTGGAGCACTTATTGGTTATGAAATGGGCCGAGCTGTTGATTTCTCAGTTGATTTCAAAGaaaagtatttgaataatGAAACGGAAAAGTGTATCGTTGAAAAGTACAGCAACTACACTGAAGGATATGGAACCCAA gcaTACGGTATAGTTAACTTGAAGAACACCATCGCTCAACAAATGGGTGTTGAATTGGCTTATTCAGCTTATCGAGAGTGGGCTGAAGAACATGGAGAAGAACCGAACTTAGCTCGAATGTATACACCCAATCAATTGTTCTGGTTGGTGTACGGAAATATTAATTGCTCGCCAAAGTCTTGGACCTATACTTCTAGCCAGACATCTTATGATAAGCGTGTGAATTGGCCACTTTCAAATATCCCGGAGTTCTCTAAAGACTTTAATTGTCCCTTAGAATCTTCAATGAATTCCAAAAACAAAtgcattattttgtaa
- the LOC103575133 gene encoding neprilysin-2 isoform X2: MIKIWSNLLVIFFAALIAAENVTNKPDFPDDKGTYNCKTRECFIDNISYESGAKEDRLEFLKEVISKLGGWPVVEGDKWNEKDFDWIKFVSQAENIGYVSSQSFMYFIVLPSVSDGAVSFNLHPPQLEFTYKHVKNVRNYSLMSYYYNYMINVAKFLGANAPRAKEDLRAAFEFEKKLIYGTNQITSYPPVNPTFTTMALGEIKQTWPSINWDEYFNNHLLPYFPHDNKTLVAVWNKNYITNFEKLMNETSKRVQANYAIWKIIQFSIPFIKSVTLYNFAQTYGFFKQRLIGFHDCFAEAKIYLPSIVRAHYARTYPVSQKVKQSVALIFSNIKQKLLDSLKSKNLDAYTKEKVIKKVENLTTVVGYPEELLDDEKLFEYFEDLKITKDNYLGNFLSIQSFTIKRKLTAFGKPTNLYDWKDIFTIMTMGTAQESYYCRRENIIVITDWLSKFLINTNRYNYTNFGAIGALIGYEMGRAVDFSVDFKEKYLNNETEKCIVEKYSNYTEGYGTQAYGIVNLKNTIAQQMGVELAYSAYREWAEEHGEEPNLARMYTPNQLFWLVYGNINCSPKSWTYTSSQTSYDKRVNWPLSNIPEFSKDFNCPLESSMNSKNKCIIL, encoded by the exons at GATAAAGATATGGTCAAATTTGCtggtaatattttttgcagCGTTGATTGCGGCTGAAAACGTAACTAATAAACCTGATTTTCCTGATGATAAAG gAACATATAATTGTAAGACGCGTGAATGCTTTATAGATAATATAAGTTACG AATCGGGTGCAAAAGAGGATAGATTAGAATTTCTGAAAGAAGTCATTTCAAAATTAGGTGGGTGGCCAGTTGTTGAAGGTGATAAATGGAATGAAAAAGACTTTGACTGGATTAAATTCGTTAGCCAAGCAGAGAATATTGGTTATGTGTCTAGCCAAAGTTTTATGTATTTCATTGTTTTGCCATCAGTGTCTGATGGCGCAGTATCATTCAAT TTACATCCGCCTCAACTAGAATTTACATATAAACATGTGAAAAACGTCCGGAATTATAGTCTAATGAGTTATTACTACAATTATATGATCAATGTTGCTAAATTTTTGGGAGCTAACGCACCACGAGCTAAAGAAGATCTTAGAGCAGCATTTGAATTCGAAAAGAAACTTATTTATGGAACCAACCAAATAACCAGCTACCCACCAGTTAACCCAACTTTCACCACAATGGCACTTGGTGAAATAAAGCAAACATGGCCAAGTATAAATTGggatgaatattttaataatcactTGCTCCCATACTTTCCTCATGACAACAAAACCCTCGTAGCTGTTTGGAATAAAAACTACATAacaaactttgaaaaattgatgaatGAAACTTCAAAAAGGGTACAAGCAAACTACgcaatttggaaaataattcaattttcgaTACCTTTCATTAAATCCGTGACTCTGTATAACTTTGCTCAAACTTATGGATTCTTCAAACAGCGACTCATTGGATTCCATGACTGTTTTGCAGAAGCTAAAATCTACTTACCGAGTATCGTACGAGCTCACTATGCACGCACTTATCCAGTAAGCCAAAAAGTTAAACAAAGTGTTGCccttattttttcaaacattaaacaaaaattgctGGATAGTcttaaatcgaaaaatttggaCGCTTACACTAAAgaaaaagtgattaaaaaagttgaaaatttaacgaCTGTTGTGGGTTATCCTGAGGAATTATTGgacgatgaaaaattatttgaatatttcgaAGATCTTAAAATCACTAAGGATAATTATTTGGGTAATTTTTTGAGTATTCAATCATTTACAATAAAACGGAAGCTAACAGCATTTGGTAAGCCAACTAATTTGTATGACTGGaaagatatttttacaattatgaCCATGGGTACAGCTCAAGAATCTTACTATTGTCGacgtgaaaatattattg TCATAACAGATTGGCTGagcaaatttttaatcaacacGAATCGTTATAACTACACAAACTTCGGTGCGATTGGAGCACTTATTGGTTATGAAATGGGCCGAGCTGTTGATTTCTCAGTTGATTTCAAAGaaaagtatttgaataatGAAACGGAAAAGTGTATCGTTGAAAAGTACAGCAACTACACTGAAGGATATGGAACCCAA gcaTACGGTATAGTTAACTTGAAGAACACCATCGCTCAACAAATGGGTGTTGAATTGGCTTATTCAGCTTATCGAGAGTGGGCTGAAGAACATGGAGAAGAACCGAACTTAGCTCGAATGTATACACCCAATCAATTGTTCTGGTTGGTGTACGGAAATATTAATTGCTCGCCAAAGTCTTGGACCTATACTTCTAGCCAGACATCTTATGATAAGCGTGTGAATTGGCCACTTTCAAATATCCCGGAGTTCTCTAAAGACTTTAATTGTCCCTTAGAATCTTCAATGAATTCCAAAAACAAAtgcattattttgtaa